The segment GTTCAAAGATTTCGAGAAACATATGGAAAACGGTGGCGAAGGGTATATTCGATTGGGCAAGAAGGCATTTGGAAATTTAGATGGATGAAAAAGTCAATGTGTACGTAGTATTGTAGTTAAAATTTGAAACGAGTGAAGTTTATCTCAAAGACCTGACTCCCTCAGATTGTACATCTCAGCTTCACAAGATTCTCTCTCTACGAGACATGATCAGAAAGCAGTGACGAGGGGTCGGGGAAGATGCAAAGAGCAGAAATGATGACAACAACTTTTCAATAGGCCTATGCACCATCTTCATTAGAAAGGGCTGCAGAGGCCTATCTTTGGGCGTTAAAAGAAGAGTTTCGCCCCCGATATAGTTTCAAGGGTACGCACCTAGTCGCTGCGAGCCTAAGATCAAAGACAGTTCCAAAAACAAGTTCCCCATTTACGAGAAAGGGTAGTGGTAGGGAAGTCACAATTATGTTGGgttttaatatatgtatataatactATTTTTTACATTACCCGATTATTCTTGATTGATTTTAATATCATGTTTTTCCGAACACTGTTTACCAAAAAAAGATATTTATATAATCTTACATGGCTTATCACGTAACGCTAACATGCACCGCCATAGTTATGAAAACCTGTAACTTAATACGTATTACACGCAGAGTATGATTAATGGCGTTTCATAGCAGATCAGCGACATCAGTTTTGTTTTCTCTGGCCAATTTTCGTCTACCGTTTTTCCTTATACTTCTGATTGTTGTTGGTAACAATGGCGTCGGCGGGACGAAGAAGCGAGTTCACATTTCCGACGACCTCGATGACGTGGAGGACAATGAGGAGGATGAGGCGTGGATAGAATGGGGACAAAAGAAGAAAATGACGGTGGAAGAGTTTGACCCGCCGCCGGAGAATTTTTCCGATATGGATTTTAGTCAGATGCAGAACGAGGTTCTGAGACGGCAGGTTGGACAAGCGTATGGCTTCGTTAAGCTTCGGTTAATCGATCTTCGTACTCCGGTAACTCGATTCTTCTTCCGATTCTGTTTAAAATTTGTCCAACCGCATTtgtcattagtttttttttttcttttttcttttttctttctgaTTTTGGCTTTCGATGATTGCAAAAAACCTAGACGCATCGATTCTGATTAAATTAAATTTTAGTGATGAATTCGATTGTATCCTTTTATTTTGAAGTATTTATTGAATGAAAAAAATGGCTATCACAAACAAAATGATTCTCAATTTTGGTATTTTGCCTTTATATACTGCATGCATTCAGTTTTGGATCTATATTGTAGCGCTACTGATGACGATATATCCATTCCATCTCAAAAATACGATCCATTTGATAGTAGAAAATAGGAAGTTATCTAACTGTGAATCAATCTGAATCCAATAGTTATGGGTTCCTAGACTCGATGTAAACATGATTTGTGCTTTATTAAAAAGATgatcaagttatggatttctgtTGTTCATGGAGGGAAAGCAAAGAACAAACTTCAGTTACATTATTTATCCTTCAAAAATAGTATTAAGCATTTTTAATAACTTCCTGATACTTTTTATAGGATATGGTATCTGATATTGCAGTGAAATGGACCCAACTTGCAAGAACCGGAGCAATCGGAGTCATTTTCATGGGTTTTGATCTTTCCACTGTAATGTTCACATTACAAAATGCCCAAAACACTTTAGAGGTTACTTTTACTTCCATTTCCGTTTCCCTTCTACTCTCATATTCATTGCTAACTAATTGCTTGCACTTTTTTCCTTTTCAATTCAATGAAATACATGAAAAATGATTTTGAAATTAGTAGGAAATAATAATTCAAGAATACAAATAAGGTTATTTCTGAATATActcatttttcaatgtttttagtttAAAGATTTTTTACTGGATCAACCTGAAGCATACGAGATTAAGATGGGGGATCAGTTTTTTCGAAGACCTGGGGATCCTCCGTTTGACAATCTTCTAAAAAAACTTCATGAAGAAGACAAGAAAAAGATCGCTACTTCCTCCAACGATACTGTCACCAAAGATGAGTTATGATTCACAATAAAGTAAATTATTTGGTTTAACTTCTCCATTTGCTGTGACTTTTATCTTATCCATGGTTTTTATCATTGGTGTAGTTTCCTAGTTTTCAAAGATgatggtaatatatatatatatatatatatatatatatatatatatatatatatatatatatatatatatactagtgatGTTCGAAGGGACGTGCTGAGCACGGCCCACAAAACGTAATTTGGGTGTTTTTAAAACACAATGTCTTAATAAGTTAGGATTAGATGCGAGATATAATAACATATTTTCATTTGTtagtagattttttttttcttatttgtacTTGTAGCTTGAAAATATACTTCAAATGTTTTGTGATAGGTAATTTTGAGCTATTAGTGTCTTTTATTTCGATTGTTTATTCTAGGaatgaaaatagtgaaaaaaaagagagagagattagTTTAAGGAAGTTGATATAATGTTATGCTGATGGATGTTTTCATGTGGTGCAAGTTGTCATTGGAACTTGGATTTCCCTACTTTTAGGTAGCACTATTTAGTCTTTGATTACCATTTAAGAATCTAATTTGGTTTCGGTACTTGAGTAAACTGTACCCCTCTTATGTCTTTTATTTTAGATTCTGTGGGAGATTGAAATACGGGGAGCTTTTTCATCTACAAACATATTTCTTAATACTGATAGAGAATATGATAAGAATTGGTCATATATAAAACAGGGGAAAATTGGAGGGACCAAATTGTAATATTTACACATTCTGTTCTGCACCCAATCCCTAGGATAGTATAAATAACCAAATTGTAATACACATTAAACATGATCATAAAATCTATGGTTATCACAAACATGGTAAAAATAAGCAAGACAATATTCAATTCTCAGtaataaaa is part of the Lactuca sativa cultivar Salinas chromosome 7, Lsat_Salinas_v11, whole genome shotgun sequence genome and harbors:
- the LOC111902695 gene encoding uncharacterized protein LOC111902695 produces the protein MAFHSRSATSVLFSLANFRLPFFLILLIVVGNNGVGGTKKRVHISDDLDDVEDNEEDEAWIEWGQKKKMTVEEFDPPPENFSDMDFSQMQNEVLRRQVGQAYGFVKLRLIDLRTPDMVSDIAVKWTQLARTGAIGVIFMGFDLSTVMFTLQNAQNTLEFKDFLLDQPEAYEIKMGDQFFRRPGDPPFDNLLKKLHEEDKKKIATSSNDTVTKDEL